From Hymenobacter sedentarius, a single genomic window includes:
- a CDS encoding SDR family NAD(P)-dependent oxidoreductase, whose translation MDFTDKNILLIGASSGIGLATAQLLSQLHVNLFTASRHLSPELEALGTTHIVYDATQPVGTAFDGLPEVLHGVAYFPGSIKLRPFERIPTDDFQADFDLNVLGAVRVLQATIKRLKKAEGASVVLFSTVAADTGMSFHTSIATAKAAVEGLTRSLAAEYAASGVRVNCIAPSLTNTPLAAALLNSPEKVEAGGKRHPLQRIGQPQDLAYTASFLLSDHSSFVTGQVLAVDGGLGKLK comes from the coding sequence ATGGATTTCACCGACAAAAACATTCTGCTCATCGGCGCCTCGTCGGGCATCGGCTTGGCCACGGCGCAGCTGCTCAGCCAGCTGCACGTGAACTTGTTCACCGCCTCCCGGCACCTGTCGCCGGAGCTGGAAGCCCTGGGCACCACGCACATTGTCTATGATGCCACCCAGCCCGTCGGCACTGCTTTCGACGGGTTGCCGGAGGTGCTGCATGGCGTGGCTTACTTCCCGGGCAGCATCAAGCTGCGGCCGTTCGAGCGCATTCCCACCGATGATTTTCAGGCCGATTTTGACTTAAATGTGCTGGGTGCCGTGCGGGTGCTGCAAGCCACCATCAAGCGCCTGAAAAAGGCCGAAGGCGCCTCCGTGGTGCTGTTCAGCACCGTAGCCGCCGATACGGGCATGAGCTTCCACACCAGCATCGCCACGGCCAAGGCGGCGGTGGAAGGCCTCACCCGGTCGCTGGCCGCTGAGTACGCCGCCAGCGGCGTGCGGGTCAACTGCATCGCGCCTTCCCTTACCAACACGCCCCTGGCTGCGGCCTTGCTCAACTCGCCCGAGAAGGTGGAAGCCGGCGGCAAGCGCCACCCCTTGCAGCGCATCGGCCAGCCCCAGGACCTGGCGTACACGGCCTCGTTCTTGCTCTCCGACCACAGCTCTTTTGTCACCGGCCAAGTGC